The genomic window CGGTTGCCAATGTTTCCAAAGCAATGGATGTGCTGCATGGGTACGAGCGCATCCACTGCCTGCTTGACAATGACGAGGCTGGAAGAAATGCCTACTTGGAATTGGCAAGAGAGTTCAGCGGTCGTATCAGGGACTTCTCCGACAACTACAACGGACATAAAGACCTGAACGATTACCTATGCGGTAAGTGGCAGAATGTAACCGTTAATCCACCTCCACGAACCATCGTAAAACCCAAAAAGAAAGGACTTGGATTATAGCACCTTGAACAAGAAAAACGTGAGATGCTCAAAACTCATTCCATAAGGATTGGGAGGTAGCAAGTTTGTGTTTCGGGCGTACCGAAACCGCTTGCTACCCACTTCCCAAGTTTCGGAAGATGGCATCCCGTTGGTCTATACAGTATAATCAGTAACAGAATTAGAAGAAACGAAATATGGAACAGAACAAGGAACGTAACAAGGGTGGTCGCCCCAAGAAGGAAGCGACCGAGAAACTGAAATACCGTGTCGCGGTGAAGATGGCGACAGCCGACTACTACCGTCTGCTGACACGGGCGCATGAGGCTGGTGTATCACCGAGTGAATATATGAGGGGGTGTTTCCGGAACGGTCATGTGAAAGAACGACTGTCTGAGGAACACGCCGGATACATCCGCCAACTCTGTGGCATGGCGAACAATCTCAACCAGCTTGCGCACAAGGCTAACGCCGGAGGCTTCCACGATGAACGGTGGGACTGCAAGGTGGCAGTGGCAAGGATTCACGAACTCTTAACCAAGATAGGGATATGATGGCGAAAATCGTAAAGGGAAGCGACTTCAAGGGTGTGGTGGATTATATCCTTGATAAAGGAAAGAATGCCCAAGTTGTCGCATATGATGGCTTGTTTATGGAGAACAAGGAAACCATTGCCATGAGTTTCAATGCCCAGTCGCTGATGAACGGCAATGTGGCGAAACCTGTCGGGCATATCGCATTGAGTTTTTCCAAAGAGGATGAGCCACGTCTGACGAACTGTGTCATGGGAGGTATCGCACTTGAATATATGGAACGGATGGGAATCAAGGACACGCAGTTCTTCATCGCCCGTCATTTCGACAAGGAGCATCCGCACGTGCATATCGCCTTCAACCGCATAGACAACAACGGCAATACCATATCCGACAGGCACGAGCGTCTGCGCAGTACCCGTATCTGCAAGGAACTAACCTTGATATATGGCTTGCACATGGCAAACGGGAAGGAGAATGTCAAACGCAACCGATTGAAAGAGCCGGATAAGACAAAGTACGAGCTTTACGACATCCTTAAAACGGAAGTCGGCATATGTGGAAACTGGGGCGTGCTTGTCGCAAATCTAAAACGGCAAGGAGTGGAAGTGCATTTCAGCCACAGAGGACAGACGGACGAGATACAAGGCGTAGTGTTCACCAAGAACGGCTACCACTTCAACGGGTCCAAGGTGGATAGGCGTTTCAGCTATTCCAAGATTGACGCAGCTTTGCAGAGTAACAGATGCAGGGAACGGAAAGGAATGATGACCAACGAATATGAAGTTGCTACACCAAGTACACCATCCAGCATAGCACAAAGTGAGTTCTTCAACGGTTCATTGGGATTGCTGAACGGTAGTGATTCTTCTTGCAACGCTGCTGATGTAGAAG from Parabacteroides distasonis ATCC 8503 includes these protein-coding regions:
- a CDS encoding MobC family plasmid mobilization relaxosome protein — translated: MEQNKERNKGGRPKKEATEKLKYRVAVKMATADYYRLLTRAHEAGVSPSEYMRGCFRNGHVKERLSEEHAGYIRQLCGMANNLNQLAHKANAGGFHDERWDCKVAVARIHELLTKIGI
- a CDS encoding relaxase/mobilization nuclease domain-containing protein — encoded protein: MMAKIVKGSDFKGVVDYILDKGKNAQVVAYDGLFMENKETIAMSFNAQSLMNGNVAKPVGHIALSFSKEDEPRLTNCVMGGIALEYMERMGIKDTQFFIARHFDKEHPHVHIAFNRIDNNGNTISDRHERLRSTRICKELTLIYGLHMANGKENVKRNRLKEPDKTKYELYDILKTEVGICGNWGVLVANLKRQGVEVHFSHRGQTDEIQGVVFTKNGYHFNGSKVDRRFSYSKIDAALQSNRCRERKGMMTNEYEVATPSTPSSIAQSEFFNGSLGLLNGSDSSCNAADVEANQEMAEILRRKKKRKRGMRL